A region of the Oceanihabitans sp. IOP_32 genome:
AAAAATAATGGATATTTAAAGATTATCTTACTATTTTAACGAAATTTGTATAATTAGGTTTGTGCGATAACGCAGATTTACACCTATACTTAAGCATTTTGTTATGAATAAGATTGAACATATTGGTATTGCTGTTAAAAACCTTGACGATTCTAACGCATTGTTTTCTAAATTATTTGGGAAGCCCCACTATAAAATTGAGGAGGTGGCGAGCGAAGGCGTAAACACGTCTTTTTTTAAAGTGGGCGATAATAAGATTGAATTATTAGAAGCCACGACTAAAACCAGCCCTATTGCAAAATTTATTGAAAAAAAAGGCGAAGGTATTCATCATATCGCTTTTGATGTAGATGATATTCGCGCCGAAATTAAAAGGCTTAAAAATGAGGGCTTTAAAATGATAAATGAAACCCCAAAGTTGGGCGCCGACAATAAATTAGTGGCTTTTTTACACCCAAAATCTTCAAATGGTGTTTTAATTGAGTTGTGTCAAGAGATAAAAAAATAATTTTTCTTGTAAACAATCAAAATAAGTAGTAATATTGCACTCTCTTTGAAAAAGGAGAAAGTAATAAGTTAGCCTTAGGCTAATGGGTCCTATAACTCAGCTGGTTAGAGTATCTGACTCATAATCAGAAAGTCCCTGGTTCGAGCCCAGGTGGGACCACCCAGAAACCCTTCAAAACATTGATTTTGAAGGGTTTGTTTTTTTAAAGAGAATTTTAAGTCAAGACTATACAGGGATCAAGACAAAATGTTGCGTCTAAGCAAAAAATGAGGTTAATCTAAAAAGGAAAATTTCCGCATTTGATCGCCTCTAAACGGTGATTAATGGGCTTTTATTTATTTCTCTTTAGTTCGTAATTTATCTTGGCTGTTTTAAAATAGAGAACCTGTAGGTTTAAAGTGGTTTATTGTTATTTCCAAAACTGCCACCAGCTCTTTTTGTTTACATGAGATTCTGGAATTGTACTGGCTTTTTTTGTTGTGTTTAATTGGCTTGCTGCAACGATTTCATCAAAAACTCCTGCGATTTCGTAAAATGAACTTATAGAATCGAACAGGCCTTGGGCACTTATAAACTTGTATACTTTTGAGATGGGTGACACGGTATAAGACCTTATTTTAATGCAAAAACCATGTTTGTTTTCTATCCAAGTGCCGTTATAATTTTTAACCATACACACCCCTATGAAGGAGCCAATTTTATAAGAAATATGTTGTTTTTCTTTGTCACTTTTTTGTTCATAATGGGCTCTATTATCATTTATTTCATTTTCAATAATTTTGATTCCTTCAAGATTATAATCTATAGAGAAGTGGGATCTTACTTTTTCGGCGAGATCGTTAATCTGAGTTAAAGTATCATTATCCATAGTTTCGATGACATCATTTTATTGAGCTGTTTTCATTACGATTAGAAATCAACCTTGCAGCCAATATTTAAA
Encoded here:
- the mce gene encoding methylmalonyl-CoA epimerase → MNKIEHIGIAVKNLDDSNALFSKLFGKPHYKIEEVASEGVNTSFFKVGDNKIELLEATTKTSPIAKFIEKKGEGIHHIAFDVDDIRAEIKRLKNEGFKMINETPKLGADNKLVAFLHPKSSNGVLIELCQEIKK